The Peribacillus sp. FSL P2-0133 genome has a segment encoding these proteins:
- a CDS encoding DUF2712 domain-containing protein yields the protein MRMYKSTEGTNTVTTYWLEKSNGTNVSPSVKVTAGSGGLNSGRNHYVKGNAGANAANVRLTAENNNVSSSSYSVNGYWDEETGRILPGQYKESYTTEYNK from the coding sequence GTGAGAATGTATAAATCAACAGAAGGAACTAATACGGTAACGACGTATTGGCTCGAAAAAAGCAACGGCACGAACGTATCTCCTTCAGTGAAAGTTACAGCTGGTAGCGGCGGTTTAAATAGTGGGCGCAATCATTATGTTAAAGGCAATGCAGGTGCGAATGCCGCTAATGTTAGGTTAACGGCTGAGAATAATAATGTAAGTTCTAGCAGCTATTCCGTAAACGGATATTGGGATGAGGAGACAGGGAGAATATTACCTGGACAGTATAAAGAATCTTACACCACGGAATATAATAAATAA
- a CDS encoding Ig-like domain-containing protein, with translation MKFKNVSRITACVLIFALIFSLMVPLNSQAAPATPIENVKTIKNGDTLDGKFEKPDVQWYQISPTTEEIQKFSHIEFEVNSDKILNISVYQDKEKAEKDESNYIVSSYPDEKAVIDFPYAWEGTYYVKVEYFGDTDDEGNPIPDAENVAEYSINAHSVTLPPSAGDEGEDLESCPVEVSVNDKKTGESMLKTLRVFRDEVLTKSPEGRTLSSLYYKASPFLALHLAGNKTAREAVYNHLVEVKPLIEDLNENGASSTAVISNKQQEAIKALFKKSTDVAPAGLKKDMEAIAKKVNLDKLAGERIVDIASKAGIELPASKNVKNKYIVKLKPGKSLSAVQSKVSGKGYGTLSAPKQQEVLYDDMYVVELKNQAKMSTAALSGIEKLPEVEYIEPVKTYKAFSADIQSPYQWSLDNAGGEEGIKGADIDNEKLQNLIKKRNLKDTLVAVIDTGVDDSLADLQGVVEMESGKNFIDKKEKAIDDNGHGTHVSGIIAAKADNGYSMQGINPVAKIMPVKVLDSSGFGDNEKIALGIKYAVDHGAKVINLSLGGEYSRTIEYALKHAAAKNVMVVVASGNDGMDGLSYPASSKYAISVGATNALDLVSDYSNYGSKLDMVAPGTGIPSLVPNGNVTYMDGTSMATPHVAAATALLLSGNPGLKVNEVREILHETSEYVAFEEEDNVDPYEDYQPEDGEIIIPEEELPVGKDLVSGYGRLNAYSALSAVDLQAKVNLVMDTQTKLTGSAKKGSVIEVKSGNKTLGKGTAAANGTFTVSIPVQKAAQLLTVNISDSSKLAVSSIKVYVNKGATPNKPTVKALSDKDTYVTGQSQADMKITIKNSAKKVIGSGNTDSKGNFKVKISKQKAGTKLSVTATDLAKRESKAATVTVLDKTAPDAPKVNEVSDKATSVTGKAEIGSTVTVKYNNKNVGTATADKKGNFSIKISKKKAGSALYASAKDKAGNTGKAAKVTVKDKTAPGAPKVNEVNDKATKVTGKAEIGSSVTVKYSNKNIGTAKADSKGNFSIKISKKKAGSALYVSAKDKAGNTGKATKVTVKKSK, from the coding sequence GTGAAATTTAAGAATGTGAGTCGAATTACGGCGTGTGTACTAATTTTTGCACTGATTTTCAGCTTGATGGTACCGCTAAATTCTCAAGCTGCACCTGCAACACCCATTGAAAATGTAAAAACGATCAAAAATGGGGACACTCTGGACGGAAAGTTTGAAAAACCGGATGTTCAATGGTATCAAATCAGTCCCACAACAGAAGAAATACAAAAGTTCTCCCATATTGAGTTCGAAGTCAATTCGGACAAAATCTTGAATATCTCCGTATATCAAGATAAAGAAAAAGCAGAAAAAGATGAGAGCAATTATATTGTCTCTTCTTATCCTGATGAAAAAGCTGTAATCGATTTCCCATATGCTTGGGAAGGCACATATTATGTTAAAGTTGAATATTTCGGCGATACGGATGATGAGGGAAATCCGATCCCGGATGCGGAAAATGTAGCTGAATACTCCATCAATGCGCATTCAGTAACATTGCCACCATCTGCCGGGGACGAAGGGGAGGATCTCGAATCATGCCCGGTTGAAGTGAGTGTAAACGATAAGAAAACGGGAGAATCCATGTTGAAAACACTCCGCGTGTTTAGAGATGAGGTTCTCACGAAGTCGCCTGAGGGACGTACCCTTTCCTCTTTATACTATAAAGCTTCGCCATTCCTGGCTCTTCATCTTGCCGGGAATAAAACGGCAAGGGAAGCCGTTTATAATCACTTAGTCGAGGTTAAGCCCCTTATTGAGGATCTTAATGAAAATGGAGCAAGCAGTACGGCAGTCATTAGCAACAAGCAGCAAGAAGCAATTAAGGCCTTATTCAAAAAGTCGACAGACGTCGCTCCAGCCGGATTGAAAAAGGATATGGAAGCCATTGCAAAGAAAGTCAATCTTGATAAGCTTGCAGGTGAAAGAATCGTCGACATCGCAAGCAAAGCGGGAATCGAACTTCCGGCTTCGAAAAATGTAAAGAACAAATATATCGTCAAACTTAAACCAGGGAAGTCATTAAGCGCTGTCCAATCCAAGGTAAGTGGAAAAGGATATGGAACATTATCGGCACCTAAGCAACAAGAGGTTCTGTATGATGATATGTATGTAGTAGAGTTAAAGAACCAAGCTAAAATGAGCACAGCAGCACTATCCGGTATCGAAAAACTTCCAGAAGTGGAATATATCGAACCGGTAAAAACGTACAAAGCATTTTCTGCCGACATACAATCACCGTATCAATGGTCTTTAGATAATGCCGGTGGGGAAGAAGGCATAAAGGGAGCGGACATCGATAACGAAAAACTGCAGAACCTTATTAAGAAACGTAATTTAAAAGATACATTGGTAGCGGTCATCGACACAGGTGTCGATGATTCACTTGCAGATCTACAGGGTGTCGTTGAAATGGAGTCAGGTAAGAACTTCATCGATAAGAAAGAAAAAGCAATCGATGACAATGGCCATGGTACACATGTATCCGGAATCATCGCTGCCAAAGCGGATAATGGATATTCCATGCAAGGAATCAATCCAGTAGCTAAAATCATGCCTGTGAAGGTCTTGGACTCTTCAGGATTTGGAGACAATGAGAAAATTGCACTAGGCATTAAATATGCCGTGGATCATGGTGCAAAGGTCATAAACCTTAGCTTGGGCGGAGAATATAGCAGGACGATTGAATATGCCTTGAAACATGCCGCTGCCAAGAATGTAATGGTTGTCGTAGCAAGCGGTAATGATGGGATGGATGGTCTTTCTTATCCTGCATCATCTAAATACGCCATATCCGTCGGTGCAACCAATGCTCTTGATTTAGTATCCGATTATTCCAATTATGGATCGAAATTGGACATGGTCGCTCCAGGGACAGGCATCCCGAGCCTTGTGCCTAATGGGAATGTTACCTATATGGATGGTACATCAATGGCAACTCCCCATGTTGCGGCAGCTACAGCTCTGTTATTATCCGGAAACCCTGGGTTGAAAGTGAATGAAGTAAGGGAAATCCTTCATGAGACATCGGAATATGTCGCTTTTGAAGAAGAAGATAATGTAGACCCTTATGAGGACTATCAACCAGAAGATGGAGAAATCATAATCCCGGAAGAAGAACTGCCTGTCGGAAAAGATTTAGTATCTGGATATGGAAGGCTTAATGCGTACAGTGCTCTTAGCGCCGTGGATTTACAAGCTAAAGTCAATCTTGTGATGGATACGCAAACAAAACTGACTGGTTCAGCTAAAAAAGGTTCAGTAATCGAAGTGAAAAGCGGAAACAAAACGCTCGGTAAAGGAACGGCGGCAGCTAATGGAACGTTTACCGTTAGTATTCCGGTCCAAAAAGCTGCGCAGCTGCTTACTGTGAATATCTCTGATTCTTCCAAACTAGCAGTATCTTCAATCAAAGTATACGTGAATAAGGGTGCAACCCCTAACAAACCAACTGTTAAAGCTTTGAGTGACAAAGATACGTATGTAACGGGTCAATCGCAAGCGGACATGAAAATCACGATCAAAAATAGCGCAAAAAAAGTGATTGGTTCAGGTAACACGGACAGCAAAGGGAATTTCAAAGTGAAAATCAGCAAGCAAAAGGCTGGCACAAAACTTTCAGTCACAGCTACAGACTTAGCAAAACGTGAAAGCAAGGCGGCAACCGTGACTGTTCTCGATAAAACAGCCCCAGATGCACCGAAAGTGAATGAAGTAAGCGATAAAGCTACTTCAGTAACTGGTAAAGCGGAAATCGGTTCAACCGTTACCGTGAAATACAACAATAAAAACGTCGGAACGGCAACCGCTGATAAAAAGGGGAACTTCTCCATTAAAATCAGCAAGAAAAAAGCAGGGTCCGCATTATATGCCTCAGCAAAAGACAAAGCGGGCAATACAGGAAAAGCAGCAAAAGTAACGGTTAAAGATAAAACCGCTCCAGGTGCACCGAAAGTGAATGAAGTAAACGACAAAGCAACAAAAGTAACTGGTAAAGCGGAAATCGGTTCAAGCGTAACCGTGAAGTACAGCAATAAAAACATCGGAACGGCAAAAGCTGACAGTAAGGGGAACTTCTCCATCAAAATCAGCAAGAAAAAAGCAGGATCCGCATTATACGTCTCAGCAAAAGACAAAGCGGGCAATACAGGAAAAGCAACAAAAGTAACCGTTAAAAAATCTAAATAG
- the leuS gene encoding leucine--tRNA ligase: MSFDHRSIETKWQKYWEGNKTFKTGEESGKRKFYALDMFPYPSGAGLHVGHPEGYTASDILARMKRAQGYNVLHPIGWDAFGLPAEQYAIDTGNDPAEFTEHNINTFRRQIKALGFSYDWDREINTTDPDYYKWTQWIFLKLYEKGLAYIDEVAVNWCPALGTVLANEEVIDGKSERGGHPVERRPMKQWMLRITAYADRLIDDLNDVDWPENIKDMQRNWIGRSEGAEVTFNIDGFDESFTVFTTRPDTLFGATYAVLAPEHQFVDKITTADQRAAVEAYLDEVKHKSDLERTDLAKDKSGVFTGAYAINPVNGEKMPIWIADYVLISYGTGAIMAVPAHDERDYEFAVKFDLPIKEVVAGGDVTSEAYTGDGLHVNSEFLDGLNKEEAITTMIKWLEEKEIGTKKITYRLRDWLFSRQRYWGEPIPIIHWEDGTMSPVKEEDLPLILPKATDIKPSGTGESPLANISEWVNVTDENGRKGRRETNTMPQWAGSSWYFLRYIDPDNKEALADPEKLKEWMPVDIYIGGAEHAVLHLLYARFWHKFLYDIGVVPTKEPFQNLFNQGMILGENNEKMSKSKGNVVNPDDIVESHGADTLRMYEMFMGPLDASIAWSTNGLDGSRRFLDRIWRLLVNDDGTITDKMTETDDTGKLEKVYHQTVKKVTENYEELKFNTAISQLMVFINDAYKADSLPKVYVEGFVKLLAPVAPHIAEEIWSKLDHSESITYGTWPAFDEAKLVDNEVEIVIQINGKVKAKLMVPTDTTKEKLEEIAMGDDSIKEQIDGKTIRKVIAVPGKLVNIVAN, translated from the coding sequence ATGAGTTTTGACCATAGAAGCATAGAAACGAAATGGCAAAAGTATTGGGAAGGCAATAAGACATTCAAAACGGGTGAAGAAAGCGGCAAACGCAAATTCTACGCCCTGGATATGTTCCCGTATCCTTCAGGGGCCGGTCTTCATGTAGGGCACCCGGAAGGTTATACGGCAAGCGATATCCTGGCACGGATGAAACGGGCGCAGGGGTATAATGTATTGCACCCGATCGGCTGGGACGCTTTTGGACTTCCTGCAGAGCAATATGCGATCGATACGGGAAATGATCCGGCTGAATTCACGGAGCACAACATCAACACGTTCCGCCGCCAAATCAAAGCCCTTGGTTTTTCTTATGACTGGGATCGCGAAATAAACACGACAGATCCCGACTATTACAAATGGACGCAATGGATCTTCTTGAAATTATATGAAAAGGGCCTTGCATATATTGATGAAGTGGCCGTTAACTGGTGTCCGGCACTTGGCACGGTATTGGCTAACGAAGAAGTCATCGATGGGAAAAGTGAACGTGGGGGCCATCCGGTCGAGCGCCGTCCGATGAAACAGTGGATGCTTCGTATCACGGCGTATGCGGACCGCTTAATCGATGATCTGAATGATGTGGATTGGCCGGAAAACATCAAGGATATGCAGCGTAACTGGATTGGCCGTTCTGAGGGAGCGGAGGTTACATTCAATATCGATGGCTTCGATGAATCATTCACGGTGTTCACGACTCGTCCGGATACGTTATTCGGTGCAACATATGCCGTATTGGCACCTGAACATCAGTTTGTCGATAAAATTACGACGGCTGATCAAAGGGCGGCAGTTGAAGCCTATTTAGATGAAGTGAAACATAAAAGCGACTTGGAAAGAACAGACTTGGCAAAGGATAAATCAGGCGTGTTCACGGGGGCTTATGCCATTAACCCGGTAAACGGCGAAAAAATGCCGATCTGGATTGCCGATTACGTGTTGATCAGCTACGGAACAGGAGCAATCATGGCCGTTCCTGCCCATGATGAGCGTGATTATGAATTTGCAGTCAAGTTCGACTTGCCAATCAAGGAAGTCGTAGCTGGCGGAGACGTTACAAGTGAAGCATATACAGGCGATGGACTTCATGTGAATTCGGAATTCCTTGATGGATTGAATAAAGAAGAAGCCATTACGACCATGATCAAATGGCTGGAAGAAAAAGAAATCGGAACGAAGAAAATAACATACCGCCTTCGCGATTGGTTATTCAGCCGTCAGCGTTACTGGGGTGAACCGATTCCAATCATCCATTGGGAAGACGGCACGATGTCTCCAGTGAAGGAAGAAGATCTTCCGCTGATTTTACCGAAAGCTACGGACATCAAGCCTTCAGGTACAGGCGAATCACCACTTGCGAACATATCGGAATGGGTGAATGTAACGGATGAAAACGGACGAAAAGGGCGCCGTGAGACAAACACGATGCCACAGTGGGCAGGCAGCAGCTGGTACTTCCTACGTTATATCGATCCGGACAACAAGGAAGCACTTGCAGATCCTGAAAAATTAAAAGAATGGATGCCGGTCGACATTTATATCGGCGGCGCCGAGCATGCGGTGCTTCACTTGCTTTACGCTCGTTTCTGGCATAAATTCCTGTATGATATCGGTGTCGTGCCAACGAAGGAACCATTCCAAAACCTATTCAACCAAGGAATGATCCTTGGCGAGAATAATGAAAAAATGAGTAAATCCAAAGGGAATGTCGTGAACCCGGATGATATCGTTGAAAGCCATGGTGCCGATACACTTCGCATGTACGAAATGTTCATGGGGCCATTGGATGCTTCGATTGCCTGGTCCACAAACGGATTGGACGGTTCTCGCAGATTCCTTGACCGTATCTGGCGTTTATTGGTCAACGATGACGGTACGATCACAGATAAGATGACAGAGACGGATGACACGGGCAAGCTCGAAAAAGTCTATCATCAAACGGTTAAAAAAGTGACCGAGAACTATGAGGAATTGAAATTCAATACGGCGATTTCACAATTGATGGTATTCATTAATGATGCTTATAAAGCGGATTCGCTTCCTAAAGTATATGTCGAAGGCTTCGTAAAACTGCTTGCACCAGTTGCACCGCACATCGCCGAGGAAATTTGGTCTAAACTGGACCATTCCGAAAGCATCACATACGGAACATGGCCGGCTTTCGACGAAGCGAAGTTAGTGGATAACGAAGTCGAAATCGTCATCCAAATCAACGGAAAAGTCAAAGCGAAATTAATGGTGCCGACTGACACTACGAAAGAAAAACTGGAAGAAATCGCGATGGGTGATGATTCCATCAAAGAACAAATCGATGGGAAAACCATTCGTAAAGTGATTGCCGTACCAGGCAAATTAGTCAATATCGTCGCAAACTAA
- a CDS encoding DUF2524 family protein — MATRQSVDHFLEQCEGALHFAEYEFNEASRQEHYDDEQFQNSQRYIEEALTDMERLYNSANAQQRDMLTRMQQQLNELRNEMILLRH; from the coding sequence ATGGCAACCAGACAATCCGTCGATCATTTTTTAGAGCAATGTGAAGGAGCTCTCCATTTTGCAGAGTATGAATTTAACGAAGCCTCACGGCAGGAGCATTATGATGATGAACAATTTCAAAATTCGCAGAGGTATATCGAAGAGGCATTGACGGATATGGAACGATTATACAACAGCGCTAATGCCCAACAACGGGATATGCTTACTCGGATGCAGCAGCAGTTGAATGAATTGAGGAATGAAATGATTTTACTGCGACATTAA
- a CDS encoding SMI1/KNR4 family protein codes for MTGQVEEAINQMKKKLAENNQVIEVNEDGFIYKATCTFNSPASDEQIHSFEKKTGLLLPEDYKEFLKITNGCRLFDNVESGGENDLYSLDDIINYTYENSYEGCYKVACIYQDNIVIDGEAVAKGDKEYLMVKGHIDDFEEGEKLHMGFAEWIERFISHQGEKFWDKG; via the coding sequence ATGACCGGTCAAGTTGAAGAAGCAATTAATCAAATGAAAAAGAAATTAGCCGAAAATAATCAGGTGATCGAAGTAAATGAAGATGGGTTCATATACAAAGCCACTTGCACCTTCAATTCACCTGCTTCGGATGAACAAATTCATTCCTTTGAAAAGAAAACCGGACTGCTTCTGCCCGAGGATTATAAGGAGTTTTTAAAAATAACCAATGGATGCCGTCTGTTCGATAATGTGGAATCGGGTGGGGAAAATGATTTATACAGTCTGGATGATATTATTAATTACACATATGAAAATTCCTACGAGGGATGCTATAAAGTGGCCTGCATTTATCAAGATAATATCGTCATCGATGGGGAAGCCGTCGCTAAAGGCGATAAGGAGTATTTAATGGTAAAAGGCCATATCGATGATTTTGAAGAAGGCGAGAAACTCCATATGGGCTTTGCCGAATGGATCGAGCGGTTCATTTCACATCAAGGGGAAAAGTTTTGGGATAAAGGATGA
- a CDS encoding TIGR01212 family radical SAM protein (This family includes YhcC from E. coli K-12, an uncharacterized radical SAM protein.) produces MNQANPFIYATDNKRYHTWNYHLREHFGHKVFKVALDGGFDCPNRDGTVAHGGCTFCSASGSGDFAGNRVEPLDVQFKKISERMHHKWKDGKYMAYFQAFTNTHAPVAELREKYESVLTQEGVVGLSIATRPDCLPDDVVEYLAELNERTYLWVELGLQTVHEKTATMINRAHDFDCYKEGVDKLRKHGIRICSHIINGLPQEDYGMMMETAREVAKLDVQGIKIHLLHLLKGTPMVKQYEKGMLEFLDRDDYVSLVCDQLEIIPPEMIVHRITGDGPIDLMIGPMWSVNKWDVLNAIDAELKRRNSWQGKNHHTEVQS; encoded by the coding sequence TTGAATCAAGCAAACCCGTTTATATATGCAACGGATAACAAACGATATCATACATGGAATTACCACCTGAGGGAACATTTTGGACATAAGGTCTTTAAAGTTGCCCTGGATGGCGGTTTTGACTGTCCGAACCGTGATGGCACCGTCGCACATGGCGGCTGTACCTTCTGCAGTGCCTCAGGCTCTGGTGACTTTGCGGGCAACAGGGTTGAACCCCTCGACGTCCAGTTTAAGAAGATCAGCGAACGGATGCATCATAAATGGAAAGATGGAAAATATATGGCCTATTTCCAAGCGTTCACGAATACGCATGCACCCGTGGCAGAGCTTCGCGAGAAATATGAAAGTGTATTGACCCAGGAAGGTGTCGTCGGACTCTCGATCGCGACACGCCCGGATTGCCTTCCAGATGATGTAGTCGAGTATTTAGCGGAATTGAACGAACGCACCTACCTTTGGGTGGAGCTTGGTCTCCAGACGGTTCATGAAAAGACCGCAACGATGATCAACCGTGCCCATGACTTCGATTGCTACAAAGAAGGCGTCGATAAACTGCGCAAACACGGCATCCGCATATGCTCCCATATCATCAATGGCCTTCCTCAGGAAGATTACGGCATGATGATGGAAACAGCCCGTGAAGTTGCCAAACTCGATGTGCAGGGGATAAAAATCCATTTACTTCATCTATTAAAAGGAACACCGATGGTCAAACAATATGAAAAGGGCATGCTCGAGTTTCTTGACCGTGACGATTATGTCAGCCTGGTATGTGACCAGCTCGAAATAATCCCTCCAGAAATGATCGTTCACCGCATTACGGGTGACGGTCCGATCGATTTGATGATCGGTCCAATGTGGAGCGTTAATAAATGGGATGTCTTGAATGCCATTGACGCCGAATTGAAACGCCGCAATAGCTGGCAGGGAAAAAATCATCACACGGAGGTACAATCATGA
- a CDS encoding class I SAM-dependent methyltransferase, which produces MKLDRILPFARILLEKAVRPGDITIDGTMGNGFDTAFLAGLTGVNGHVYSFDIQKEAIQTTAAKLNAENLQERCTLIHDGHEHISKYIRKEHSGKITGAIFNLGYLPGGDKSIITQADTTISAIEQLFELLAPEGIIILVIYHGHPGGSEERDALMDYVENFPQQKAHILKYGFINQANNPPFIVAIEKR; this is translated from the coding sequence ATGAAGCTTGATCGAATTTTGCCATTCGCCAGGATTCTGCTGGAAAAAGCGGTCCGCCCCGGGGATATAACCATAGATGGCACGATGGGCAACGGTTTTGATACGGCCTTTCTTGCAGGGCTTACAGGTGTAAACGGACATGTCTATAGTTTTGATATTCAGAAAGAAGCGATCCAAACCACAGCGGCGAAACTGAACGCGGAGAATTTACAAGAGCGCTGCACCCTCATTCACGATGGGCATGAACATATAAGCAAATACATCAGGAAAGAACATTCCGGAAAGATCACAGGTGCCATTTTCAACCTAGGCTACCTTCCTGGCGGAGACAAATCAATCATCACCCAAGCCGATACGACGATATCAGCCATTGAACAGCTGTTCGAACTGCTGGCACCTGAAGGCATCATCATCCTCGTCATTTACCATGGTCATCCGGGGGGATCGGAAGAACGGGATGCATTGATGGATTATGTAGAGAACTTCCCTCAACAAAAAGCCCATATCCTGAAATACGGGTTCATCAACCAAGCAAACAATCCGCCATTCATTGTCGCGATTGAAAAGAGATGA
- a CDS encoding alpha/beta hydrolase translates to MWKWETEGDAKGVIVIIHGAMEHHGRYKWVTQMWLSAGYHVVMGDLPGQGMTTRAYRGHIDSFDEYLDEVKSWIEEAYEYSLPVFLLGHSMGGLISIRLLQEEEWDIAGVILSSPCLGLVTKPRKFLTTISHGLNIMMPMFRVDSGLTPEMATRSAEVRESDRNDTLYITKVSIRWYRELAQAMKDAFEEIPEFQDVPLLVMQGGDDRIVNKKAVREWFNYNLASEKQYKEWPKLYHEIFNEPERDDVFQYALSFVENRLKILGYVV, encoded by the coding sequence ATGTGGAAATGGGAGACAGAAGGAGACGCAAAGGGCGTTATTGTCATCATTCATGGGGCAATGGAACATCACGGACGTTATAAGTGGGTAACACAAATGTGGCTTTCAGCTGGATACCATGTCGTCATGGGCGACCTTCCTGGGCAGGGTATGACAACTCGCGCCTACCGGGGACATATCGATTCCTTTGATGAGTATTTGGACGAAGTGAAAAGCTGGATAGAAGAGGCTTACGAATATTCGTTGCCGGTCTTTTTACTTGGACACAGCATGGGCGGTTTGATTTCGATACGCCTTCTTCAGGAAGAGGAATGGGACATTGCAGGGGTGATTCTTTCATCTCCATGCTTGGGCCTCGTGACGAAGCCGCGGAAGTTCCTTACAACCATCTCGCATGGTTTGAACATCATGATGCCTATGTTCAGGGTAGATTCCGGATTGACACCTGAAATGGCGACGAGGAGTGCGGAAGTTCGTGAATCCGATAGAAACGATACATTATATATCACAAAGGTTTCGATTCGTTGGTATCGGGAGCTTGCACAGGCCATGAAGGATGCTTTTGAAGAGATTCCTGAATTTCAGGATGTGCCGCTTTTGGTCATGCAGGGCGGAGATGACCGAATCGTGAATAAGAAGGCGGTTCGTGAGTGGTTTAATTATAACTTGGCCAGTGAAAAGCAATATAAGGAATGGCCGAAGCTTTATCATGAAATCTTCAATGAACCAGAGCGTGATGATGTATTTCAATATGCGCTGAGTTTTGTTGAGAACCGTTTAAAGATATTAGGGTATGTCGTTTGA
- a CDS encoding gamma carbonic anhydrase family protein: MIYPYKGKEPEIAESAYIAENAVVTGDVKIGDETSIWFNSVIRGDVSPTIIGKKVSIQDNSILHQSPNNPLIIEDEVTIGHQVILHSCKIRKGALIGMGSIVLDEAEIGEGAFIGAGSLVPQGKVIPPNMLAFGRPAKVIREINEEDRQDMERIVREYAEKGQYYKTAERIK, encoded by the coding sequence ATTATTTATCCGTATAAAGGCAAAGAACCTGAAATCGCTGAAAGCGCTTATATTGCTGAAAATGCTGTCGTGACAGGTGACGTCAAAATCGGCGACGAAACATCCATTTGGTTCAATTCCGTCATTCGCGGTGATGTATCCCCAACCATCATTGGGAAAAAGGTCAGTATACAGGATAACAGCATCCTGCACCAAAGCCCAAATAATCCATTGATCATCGAGGATGAAGTAACCATTGGCCATCAGGTCATTTTACATAGCTGTAAAATCCGCAAAGGAGCTTTGATTGGCATGGGATCGATCGTACTAGATGAAGCCGAAATCGGCGAAGGGGCCTTCATCGGTGCCGGCAGTCTCGTTCCCCAAGGTAAAGTCATACCACCGAACATGTTGGCATTCGGACGTCCAGCTAAAGTCATTCGCGAAATCAACGAAGAAGATCGCCAGGATATGGAACGCATCGTACGTGAATACGCCGAAAAAGGCCAATACTATAAAACGGCCGAACGAATAAAATGA